The nucleotide window TGAATGAATTGAAGGACTCAGGCCTTGACGTACTGGCTATCGGTAAAATCTCAGATATTTATGACGGTGAAGGTGTGACTGAATCTCTGCGGACGGTGTCAAACATGGACGGAATGGATAAATTGCTCCAAACTTTGGATCAGGATTTTACAGGATTAAGTTTCCTGAACCTTGTTGACTTTGATGCTCTATTCGGACATCGTCGCGATCCAGAAGGCTATGGAAAGGCACTTGAAGAATATGATGCCCGCCTTCCCGAGGTATTCGAGAAATTGAAAGAAGATGACCTGCTCATCATTACAGCTGACCACGGAAATGACCCGGTTCATTACGGAACTGACCATACGCGTGAATACGTGCCGCTCCTTGTTTACTCAAAAGGAATGATTGAAGGAAAAGAACTGCCTGTTCGTAAAACCTTTGCTGACATCGGTGCAACTGTGGCAGAAAACTTTAATGTCAAAATGCCTGAACACGGAACAAGTTTCCTGAAGGAATTGAAATAAGGAGAGGATTTCATGGATTACAATCAAATTCAAACAGCAGCATCATTTATCAATGACAAGCTTAAACAACAACCGATCATCGGATTGATTCTCGGTTCTGGGCTTGGTGTCCTTGCTGAGGATATCGAAAACCCGGTTAAGATTCCCTACAACGAGATTCCAGGGTTTCCGGTTTCCACTGTAGAAGGGCACGCAGGACAGTTGGTTTGCGGACAATTAAGCGGAGTGGAAGTAATCGCAATGCAAGGGCGTTTCCATTATTACGAAGGCTACAGCATGGATAAGGTTACCTTCCCGGTTCGCGTTATGAAAGAACTTGGAATTGAGAAACTAATCGTTACGAACGCAGCCGGCGGTGTGAATGAAAGCTTTGAGCCAGGCGATTTGATGATCATTACGGACCATATCAACAATATGGGAACGAATCCGCTCATCGGGCCGAATGATTCGCATTTCGGCGTCCGCTTCCCAGATATGAGCGAAGCCTATTCAAAAAATCTAAGAAGAATCGCAAAAGAGGTCGCTGACAAGAACAACCTGACAATTAAAGAGGGAGTATATGTCGGCAATCCTGGACCAGTTTATGAAACACCAGCTGAAGTAAGAATGATCCGGACGATGGGCGGAGACGCAGTCGGAATGTCTACAGTACCGGAAGTAATCGTTGCGAAACATTCAGGACTAGAAGTGCTCGGCATCTCTTGCATTTCAAACATGGCAGCAGGGATCTTGAACCAGCCATTAAGCCATGATGAGGTAATTGAAACGACTGAAAAGGTGAAGTCAAGCTTCCTTTTACTAGTAAATGAAATTGTAAAAACGTTAGGAAATAAGTAAATATAGCTTCTTGGCTAAATAATGATAAGTGGTGATATTGATGAGAATGGTTGACGTTATTGAGAAAAAACGTGACGGACATGAATTATCAACTGAAGAGATCCAGTTTTTTGTTGATGGATATACAGATGGCTCAATTCCTGATTACCAGGTAAGTGCGCTGACAATGGCGATTTTTTTCCAGGGAATGACGGAAAAAGAACGCGCAGACCTTACAATGGCAATGGTTAAGTCTGGTGACCAGATTGACCTATCTGCGATTGAAGGTGTGAAAGTTGACAAGCATTCTACAGGTGGTGTAGGTGATACTACGACTCTTGTTCTAGGGCCTTTAGTGGCAGCTTTGGGTGTTCCGGTTGCAAAAATGTCCGGTCGCGGACTTGACCACACGGGAGGAACGATCGATAAATTGGAGGCTGTTGAAGGTTTCCATGTTGAAATCGACAATGAGGAATTCATCAATCTTGTAAATAAAAATAAAATTGCGGTTATCGGCCAAAGTGGGAACCTGACTCCTGCTGATAAAAAGCTCTATTCATTGCGTGATGTAACAGCAACCGTTGACAGCATCCCATTGATTGCAAGCTCGATCATGAGCAAGAAGATTGCTGCTGGAGCGGATGCAATTGTCCTGGACGTGAAAACAGGCGCAGGTGCATTCATGAAGACACTTGATGATTCACGTGAACTGGCTAAGGCGATGGTCCGAATCGGTAATAATGTCGGCCGCAGGACGATGGCTGTCATTTCAGATATGAGCCAGCCTCTTGGCTATGCAATCGGTAACGCATTGGAAGTTAAGGAAGCAATCGATACATTGAAGGGTGAAGGCCCAGAAGACTTGACAGAACTTTGCTTGACGCTTGGCAGCCACATGGTATTCCTTGCTGGAAAAGCTGACACCCTTGGAGAAGCACGCAGTAAATTAGAAGAAGTGATTAAGGACGGATCGGCACTTGAAACATTCAAGATATTCCTGGCATCTCAGGGTGGAGATGCTTCTGTTGTTGATGATCCAAGCAGGCTTCCTCAAGCAAAATATACTTTCGAACTTGAAGCAAAAGATGCAGGATATGTTTCCGAAATCGTTGCTGACGAAGTAGGAACAGCCGCGATGCTTCTTGGTGCAGGAAGAGCAACAAAGGAATCAGAAATCGATTTGGCAGTAGGTTTGGTATTGCGTAAGAAAATCGGCGACAAAGTTGAAAAAGGCGACTCTCTGTTAACCATTTTCAGCAACTTCGAGGATGTAAGCGAAGTGAAAGAAATGCTGTATGAAAATATTATGGTATCAAGCGAACATGTAGATGCACCGATTTTGGTTCATGAAGAAATTACAGAATGAATAAAGTAGAAAAAGCGAAGAGGAGACTCTTCGCTTTTTTTGTTGTATAAGAAAATATAAAATCATTTTTGTTTGGATAACTACATGTAGGTGTCTTAATCCAGCTCCAGCGCCTAGCCCCTCGAGTCGATTGCCTAGCTACGGCTTCTAACTCCTCGTGACGCTTGTCTAGTGTCGCCTCCTAGAAACTCCGAAACTTCAACTCCGCCGGCAAAAGCAAAAAGCGTTTCTTTGTCGGAGTCTCCAGTTTCTGCGTTTCTGGACAGTCGGCTTCACATATCGATTTCGGTCCTGCCAATGAATTCAAAGAACGACTTCACTGGCAGCAGGCCCCAGCGCTGGTCGGGGCTGAACGAGGCGCTGGCGCTTTTTGTTCTGTGCAAAAATATCGGTTTTATATACCTTGTTTGTATAAAAATGGATTCATTGGAAAAAATAGACCCTATAAAGATAGGAGGGTTATGGCCATGAATCTGAAAAAGTTAACGAGTTTACTGCTTGTTTTTTTGATGGGCGCTGCAATTATCTCCCCAAAAGGGTATGCGAATGAAGGAGACCCTGGACTCGCCAATGATGCCAGTTCAGCTATTTTGATTGAACGTGACACAGGTCAGGTTCTATTTGATAAAAACAGTCATGAAGAGCTGCCGCCGGCGAGCATGACTAAAATCATGACAATGCTCTTGATCATGGAGTCGCTCGATGAAGGAAGGCTGAAAATGGATGAAAAGGTCCGTGCCAGTGAATATGCCGCATCGATGGGGGGTTCTCAAATTTTCCTTGAGCCAGGAGAAGAAATGACAGTTGAGCAAATGCTGAAAGGGATAGCAATTGGATCTGGAAACGATGCGTCTGTTGCAATGGCTGAGAGGATTGGCGGCTCAGAAGAAGCATTCGTGAAAATGATGAATGAGAAAGTAAAGGAACTTGGTCTGAAGGATACGGTTTTCAAGAACACTACCGGATTGCCTGTCGATGGCTATTACAGCTCGGCATATGATATGGCTATGATGGCAAAAGAATTGTTGAAATACGAAAAAATTACCAAGTTCACAGGAACGTATGAAGATTACCTCCGTGAGGATTCTGAGAAGAAGTTCTGGCTGGTCAATACGAATAAGCTTGTACGTTTTTATCCTGGAGTCGATGGCCTGAAAACAGGCTTTACGAATGAAGCGAAATATTGCCTGACTGCTACAGCGGAAAAGGATGGCATGCGTGCGATTGCTGTTGTATTTGGAGCACCAACTTCCAAGACCAGGAATGCACAGGTAACGAAGATGCTGGACTATGCCTTCAGCCAATACCAGACCCATCCTATGTTCAAGAAAGGACATCCACTAGGAAAGGCAGCGATCAGTAAAGGTGACAAGAAGTCAATCAATGCTGTTACATCTGAAAGTGTCTCTCTCCTAACGAAAAAAGGAGCAGACGTAAAGGACGTAAAGCAGAAAATCACTTTGAGTAAAACTCTAAAAGCGCCAGTCGAAAAAGGAGACCAAGTTGGTACTTTGAAGCTGGTAAAAGACGGCAAGACCCTTGCGGAAACGCCTCTTGTTGCAGATGCAAAGGTAGAAAAAGCGAGCTGGTGGATTCTTTACAAGCGCTCGTTCGGTATGTTTACGAGAGCTGGAAACCAGCATTAACGCAGGCTCCGCATGGATTGTCGAAAACACTGCCATTCCATCTAGTTTTAGCGAATGAGCACTAGTTTTGTTCATTAGAAGGATTTGACCGAATCGATGGAGAATTTGACTCACTATACCAGATAAGGAGGCTTTGGATAGTGAGTCTTAACATTGATATTGAAGTGAAGCATGATGTCTTATTGATTCGAGTTAGTGGTGAATTGGATCACCATACTGCAGACCAGCTTCGCGAGCAGGCAACAAAAGCCCTTGAAAACGAAGAAGTCCGCCACATTGTCTTGAACCTCGAACACCTCACCTTTATGGATAGTTCGGGTCTAGGGGTAGTTTTAGGAAGGTATAAACAAATTAAGCAGCTCCATGGAGAAATGGTAGTTTGTGCAATTTCTCCGCCAATCAAAAGGTTATTTGACATGTCGGGTTTATTCAAGATCATCCGTCTTGAACCGTCAGAAGAATATGCATTAGAGAGATTGGGGGTTGCTTGATCTATGAAAAATGAAATGAATCTTCATTTTAGCGCATTAAGCCAAAATGAATCTTTTGCCCGCGTCACGGTTGCAGCATTCATTGCACAGCTGGACCCAACGATGGATGAACTCACCGAAATAAAAACGGTTGTGTCGGAAGCAGTAACAAACGCCATCATTCATGGTTACGAAAGTAATTCAGATGGAAAAGTGTTCATTTCTGTGATGATTCAGGATGGAACGGTGGAAATGCTGATTAAAGACGAAGGAATAGGGATTCCAGATATCGATGAAGCTATGCAGCCGCTCTATACATCCAAGCCTGAACTTGAAAGGTCCGGTATGGGTTTTACGATTATGGAAAATTTCATGGATGAAGTACAAGTGAGATCAGAGCCCGGCTTTGGGACAGAGATTCGTTTGAAAAAGCACCTGTCAAAGAGCAAAGCGCTGTGCAATTAAGGGAGTTCTGCTTATGGATGTGGAGGTAAAAAAGGATAATAGCCAAACGTATCTTAAGGACCATGAAGTCAAAGAACTGATTTTGAGAAGCCAGCAGGGAGATCAAGCCGCCAGGGACCTAATCGTCCAGAAGAACATGCGGCTTGTGTGGTCTGTTGTCCAGCGCTTTCTCAACAGAGGATATGAGCCTGACGATCTGTTCCAGATTGGCAGCATCGACCTCTTGAAATCAGTTGATAAATTTGACCTCTCGTATGATGTGAAGTTTTCGACGTATGCCGTTCCAATGATCATTGGAGAAATTCAGCGGTTCATCAGGGATGATGGTACCGTGAAAGTAAGCAGGTCACTAAAAGAAACTGGCAATAAAATCAGGAAAGCGAAGGATGAGCTTTCCAAGACTTTCGGCAGAGTCCCGACCGTCAATGAAATAGCCGAGTTTCTGGAAATTTCGCCTGAAGATGTGATCATGGCACAGGAAGCAAGCCGCAGTCCTGCATCCATCCATGAAACGGTGTACGAAAATGACGGTGACCCGATTACCCTGCTAGACCAGATAGATAATGGGGAAGAAGGCCGCTGGTTCGATAAAATCGCATTAAAAGAAGCAATAAATGAACTGGACGAACGGGAAAGACTGATCGTATATCTGAGATATTATAAAGATCAGACCCAATCCGAGGTCGCAGTCCGGCTCGGAATCTCCCAGGTCCAGGTCTCACGCCTCGAAAAGAAAATACTGCAGCAAATGAAAGGCCGTATGGATCTTTGAATCCATATGGCTTTTTTTCATTTTATAATAGGCCATCAATAGAGCTTGTTGGTGTTGGTAAGATACAGATTATGGAAAAACAGTTCACCAACAGATCTTGTTGACATACGAAAATTCCGGTTTATGGAAAAAAGGTAACCAATAGAGCTTGTTGATGCATTAAAATTCCTTATTGTGGAAAATAGATACGCTATTTGAGCTTATTGGCGCCGATAAAATACATATTATGGAAAAATAGTTCACCAACAGATCTTGTTGACACACGAAAATTCCGGATTATGGAAAAAAGGTAAACCAATAGAGCTTGTTGGTGCATTAAAATTCCTTATTATGGAAAATGAGGTCGCCTACAGAACGAATTGGCACTTGGAAAATACATATTATGGAAAATAAGACCACCAACAGACTTATTGGCATCATAAAACTACGGATCATGGAAAAACAGTTCATTAATAGCTGTTATTCACTCCCCCAAACTCTTCTTTACAGAAAAACATCCACCAATTGTAGCTACTTTCTTAACCATTTATTGGACTTCATGAAAAAGCGTTATGAACCCATACTAAATATACGAGGAAAACAATGTGTTGGAAGTGAAACTGATGGAAAAAACGATTTATATCCGCATGCGAAACCGCGTCCAGGTCAAGCCTGAGGAATCGCTTTTGTTAGAGGATATTGCGCAAATCATTGCCAGTGAGGATATTTATGATGAATTGGCAGCACTAAAGGTCCTTAAAGTTACGCCTAAGGATCATATCCACATTGTTGATGTCATGAAGGTCATTGAATATATCACGGGGATATACAGGGATCATGAGGTTCAGGCAGTTGGACCGCCGCAAACAATTATCGAGGTGATTTACAAGAAAAAAGGAATGTCAATTCCATTTTTTATCCTCGTCTGGTTCCTTTTGTTTTTCGGTGCAGCATTGACCATTATGAATTTCCATGAGGATGTCAGTATGCAAACGGTCCATGAGCGTCTTTACTACATTATGACTGGAGAAAAAGTAGAGAAGCCGCTTTTGTTCCAAATTCCTTATTCAATTGGAATAGGAGTTGGCATGGTGGTATTTTTTAATCATGTATTTAAAAAGAGGTTAAATGAAGAGCCCAGTCCACTTGAAGTTGAAATGTTCAACTACCAGCAATCGCTTGACCAATATGTAATCTTGCATGAAAACAAGGAAAGCGTGAAGCATATAGATGACGATTAGCATCTTATTCATAATGCTGGTGGGACTGGCGAGCGGGCTGGCGGTAGGGTCTGGATTTGTAGCGTTTTTGTCTGTTCTAGGAGTGATCCCCAGACTTACACAGCTTACGAAGACAATGAAATTGATTTCCTGGTATGAATGGTCTGTTGTCCTTGGGGCTCTCTTGGGAACTGTCGGCAGCCTTAGGGACCCACTTCTCAGTTTTTCTCCGCTGGTTATGATTCCGCTTGGATTGGCGGGGGGAATATTTGTGGGAATGCTGGCTGCGGCGTTGACAGAGGTCCTGAATGTACTTCCCATTCTCGCTAAAAGAGTCAGGGTGGATGACAAACTAGAAACGTTGCTTATGGCGATCGTGCTGGGAAAAGTATTCGGATCATTATTCCATTGGATTTACTTTGTTGGACGTTAAGGCTTTTGTGAATGCTGAAAAAATCCGGGCACCCAGCTAGCAGAGAAATGAGCTGCAGAAAGGACGGCAAAAAATGGCCGAGAAAAGGAAGGTAATCTTAATTACAGATGGTGATGATTACGCTCGGCGTGCGGTTGAGAGTGTGGCTGCAGATGTTGGCGGGCGGTGCATCTCTCTTTCACATGGAAATCCTACTGTCCTTTCTGGGCCACAGCTTGTTAAATTGATCAAAAAAGCAGCGGAGGATCCAGTTTTGGTCATGTTTGATGACAGTGGTTTTCTTGGAGAAGGAGCCGGAGAGAAAGCGCTGAAATACGTAGCTGAGCATAAGGACATTGAGGTACTCGGAGCGATTGCCGTAGCATCGAAAACACATATGGCGGAATGGAGCCGGGTTGATTTTTGTATAGACCGGGATGGTGAACTCACGCCATATGGTGTTGATAAGCATGGGCTGCAAGAACTTGAGATGGGGAGAATTAATGGAGATACAGTGTACTGCTTGGATACGCTTGATGTCCCCTTAATTATCGGGATAGGTGATATAGGTAAAATGGCAAGGCGTGACCACTATAAATTAGGTTCGCCGATAACGAAGAAAGCAGTGGAAATCATCCTTGAAAGGAGCGGATTCTATGCCAGAGAAGAATGACAAGCTGCCAATCCCGCGATCATTGGACGAAGCTGAAAAGTATATGAAAGAGCACGTTGGCCTTGAAACCAGTTTTGACCTTGGAGTCCGAAAGCTGAAAATCCTGAAGAAAAATGTCCATTTTTATTATGTGAATGGGTTGTGCGATACAAGCTTCATCGTACATATCGTTGAAGAACTCGTGGATATTAATGATAACGAAAAGCTTTCAACCCATCTCC belongs to Mesobacillus subterraneus and includes:
- a CDS encoding purine-nucleoside phosphorylase, whose amino-acid sequence is MDYNQIQTAASFINDKLKQQPIIGLILGSGLGVLAEDIENPVKIPYNEIPGFPVSTVEGHAGQLVCGQLSGVEVIAMQGRFHYYEGYSMDKVTFPVRVMKELGIEKLIVTNAAGGVNESFEPGDLMIITDHINNMGTNPLIGPNDSHFGVRFPDMSEAYSKNLRRIAKEVADKNNLTIKEGVYVGNPGPVYETPAEVRMIRTMGGDAVGMSTVPEVIVAKHSGLEVLGISCISNMAAGILNQPLSHDEVIETTEKVKSSFLLLVNEIVKTLGNK
- a CDS encoding pyrimidine-nucleoside phosphorylase, which gives rise to MRMVDVIEKKRDGHELSTEEIQFFVDGYTDGSIPDYQVSALTMAIFFQGMTEKERADLTMAMVKSGDQIDLSAIEGVKVDKHSTGGVGDTTTLVLGPLVAALGVPVAKMSGRGLDHTGGTIDKLEAVEGFHVEIDNEEFINLVNKNKIAVIGQSGNLTPADKKLYSLRDVTATVDSIPLIASSIMSKKIAAGADAIVLDVKTGAGAFMKTLDDSRELAKAMVRIGNNVGRRTMAVISDMSQPLGYAIGNALEVKEAIDTLKGEGPEDLTELCLTLGSHMVFLAGKADTLGEARSKLEEVIKDGSALETFKIFLASQGGDASVVDDPSRLPQAKYTFELEAKDAGYVSEIVADEVGTAAMLLGAGRATKESEIDLAVGLVLRKKIGDKVEKGDSLLTIFSNFEDVSEVKEMLYENIMVSSEHVDAPILVHEEITE
- a CDS encoding D-alanyl-D-alanine carboxypeptidase family protein produces the protein MKKLTSLLLVFLMGAAIISPKGYANEGDPGLANDASSAILIERDTGQVLFDKNSHEELPPASMTKIMTMLLIMESLDEGRLKMDEKVRASEYAASMGGSQIFLEPGEEMTVEQMLKGIAIGSGNDASVAMAERIGGSEEAFVKMMNEKVKELGLKDTVFKNTTGLPVDGYYSSAYDMAMMAKELLKYEKITKFTGTYEDYLREDSEKKFWLVNTNKLVRFYPGVDGLKTGFTNEAKYCLTATAEKDGMRAIAVVFGAPTSKTRNAQVTKMLDYAFSQYQTHPMFKKGHPLGKAAISKGDKKSINAVTSESVSLLTKKGADVKDVKQKITLSKTLKAPVEKGDQVGTLKLVKDGKTLAETPLVADAKVEKASWWILYKRSFGMFTRAGNQH
- the spoIIAA gene encoding anti-sigma F factor antagonist, with amino-acid sequence MSLNIDIEVKHDVLLIRVSGELDHHTADQLREQATKALENEEVRHIVLNLEHLTFMDSSGLGVVLGRYKQIKQLHGEMVVCAISPPIKRLFDMSGLFKIIRLEPSEEYALERLGVA
- the spoIIAB gene encoding anti-sigma F factor, with the protein product MKNEMNLHFSALSQNESFARVTVAAFIAQLDPTMDELTEIKTVVSEAVTNAIIHGYESNSDGKVFISVMIQDGTVEMLIKDEGIGIPDIDEAMQPLYTSKPELERSGMGFTIMENFMDEVQVRSEPGFGTEIRLKKHLSKSKALCN
- the sigF gene encoding RNA polymerase sporulation sigma factor SigF; its protein translation is MDVEVKKDNSQTYLKDHEVKELILRSQQGDQAARDLIVQKNMRLVWSVVQRFLNRGYEPDDLFQIGSIDLLKSVDKFDLSYDVKFSTYAVPMIIGEIQRFIRDDGTVKVSRSLKETGNKIRKAKDELSKTFGRVPTVNEIAEFLEISPEDVIMAQEASRSPASIHETVYENDGDPITLLDQIDNGEEGRWFDKIALKEAINELDERERLIVYLRYYKDQTQSEVAVRLGISQVQVSRLEKKILQQMKGRMDL
- a CDS encoding stage V sporulation protein AA, with protein sequence MEKTIYIRMRNRVQVKPEESLLLEDIAQIIASEDIYDELAALKVLKVTPKDHIHIVDVMKVIEYITGIYRDHEVQAVGPPQTIIEVIYKKKGMSIPFFILVWFLLFFGAALTIMNFHEDVSMQTVHERLYYIMTGEKVEKPLLFQIPYSIGIGVGMVVFFNHVFKKRLNEEPSPLEVEMFNYQQSLDQYVILHENKESVKHIDDD
- a CDS encoding stage V sporulation protein AB encodes the protein MTISILFIMLVGLASGLAVGSGFVAFLSVLGVIPRLTQLTKTMKLISWYEWSVVLGALLGTVGSLRDPLLSFSPLVMIPLGLAGGIFVGMLAAALTEVLNVLPILAKRVRVDDKLETLLMAIVLGKVFGSLFHWIYFVGR
- a CDS encoding stage V sporulation protein AE; translation: MAEKRKVILITDGDDYARRAVESVAADVGGRCISLSHGNPTVLSGPQLVKLIKKAAEDPVLVMFDDSGFLGEGAGEKALKYVAEHKDIEVLGAIAVASKTHMAEWSRVDFCIDRDGELTPYGVDKHGLQELEMGRINGDTVYCLDTLDVPLIIGIGDIGKMARRDHYKLGSPITKKAVEIILERSGFYAREE